In Oryza sativa Japonica Group chromosome 11, ASM3414082v1, the following are encoded in one genomic region:
- the LOC9267355 gene encoding serine carboxypeptidase-like 7 isoform X2 — protein MAVRLCCCCFLLFVTIAAAGGSLTRTNVATLPGFDGALPSRLETGYVTVDEENGAELFYYFIESEGDPSTDPVLLWITGGDRCSVLSALFFEIGPLKLVIEPYNGSLPRLHYHPYSWTKVASILFVDSPVGAGFSFSRDPKGYDVGDVSASMQLIKLLREWFTEYPHYLSNPFYVGGDSYAGKIVPFIVQKISEDIEAGVRPTFNLKGYLVGNPSTGERIDLESRVPYSHGVGIISDQLYEMIMEHCEGEDYDNPSNVICQQALARFDSVRRQLLHEGSRAQILNPNCIYVSPKPNHETIDRKILKGEHGGLKHPPPQPSIKCGVYANYLSYFWANNNFTRRTLGIKKGTINEWVRCHEHDLPYNIDIRSSIKYHRNVTLKGYRALVYCGDHDAVVPFLGTQAWVRSLNYPIVDDWRAWHIDGQSAGFTIAYGNNLTFATVKGAGHTAPEFEPERCFAMFKRWISSIPL, from the exons ATGGCTGTGcggctctgctgctgctgcttcctccTCTTCGTCACCATCGCTGCCGCCGGTGGCTCCCTGACGCGGACGAACGTCGCGACGCTGCCGGGGTTCGACGGCGCGCTGCCTTCACGCCTCGAGACCGG GTACGTGACGGTCGACGAGGAGAACGGCGCCGAGCTGTTCTACTACTTCATCGAGTCGGAGGGCGACCCCAGCACCGACCCCGTCCTCCTCTGgatcaccggcggcgaccgctGCTCCGTCCTCAGCGCCCTCTTCTTCGAGATTG GGCCGTTGAAGCTGGTCATCGAGCCCTACAACGGCAGCTTGCCGCGGCTGCACTACCACCCTTACTCGTGGACAAAGGTCGCCAGCATCCTCTTCGTCGACTCGCCGGTCGGCGCCGGCTTCTCCTTCTCAAGGGACCCTAAGGGGTACGACGTCGGCGACGTCTCTGCTTCGATGCAGCTCATCAAGCTTCTCAGGGAG TGGTTCACTGAGTATCCGCACTACCTCTCAAATCCGTTCTACGTTGGAGGAGACTCCTATGCCGGAAAGATCGTCCCGTTTATCGTGCAGAAGATCTCGGAAG ATATTGAAGCTGGCGTCAGACCGACGTTTAATCTGAAG GGCTATCTGGTAGGTAATCCGAGTACAGGGGAACGCATTGACCTCGAATCAAGAGTGCCGTACAGCCATGGAGTCGGAATCATTTCAGATCAGTTATATGAG ATGATAATGGAGCACTGCGAAGGTGAGGATTATGACAATCCCAGCAACGTGATTTGCCAACAAGCTTTGGCTAGGTTTGACAGCGTAAGGAGACAA CTACTACACGAAGGTTCGAGGGCCCAAATTTTGAACCCAAATTGCATTTATGTGTCCCCCAAGCCAAATCATGAGACAATCGACAGAAAGATCTTGAAGGGGGAGCATGGAGGACTAAAACATCCACCTCCTCAACCTTCAATAAAATGTGGT GTCTATGCCAACTATTTGTCATATTTTTGGGCAAACAACAACTTTACACGAAGAACTCTAGGAATCAAGAAG GGCACCATAAATGAATGGGTTAGGTGCCACGAACATGATCTACCATACAACATCGACATCAGGAGCAGCATAAAGTATCATCGAAATGTTACACTAAAAGGTTACCGTGCTTTGGTATATTG TGGTGACCACGATGCTGTTGTGCCATTCCTCGGGACACAAGCCTGGGTGAGATCACTCAACTACCCAATTGTGGATGACTGGAGAGCCTGGCATATCGATGGCCAGTCTGCTGG ATTCACCATAGCATATGGAAACAATTTGACATTCGCTACAGTAAAG GGTGCTGGACACACTGCACCAGAGTTTGAGCCGGAGAGGTGCTTTGCAATGTTTAAGCGTTGGATTTCCAGCATACCACTATGA
- the LOC9267355 gene encoding serine carboxypeptidase-like 7 isoform X1 translates to MAVRLCCCCFLLFVTIAAAGGSLTRTNVATLPGFDGALPSRLETGYVTVDEENGAELFYYFIESEGDPSTDPVLLWITGGDRCSVLSALFFEIGPLKLVIEPYNGSLPRLHYHPYSWTKVASILFVDSPVGAGFSFSRDPKGYDVGDVSASMQLIKLLREWFTEYPHYLSNPFYVGGDSYAGKIVPFIVQKISEDIEAGVRPTFNLKGYLVGNPSTGERIDLESRVPYSHGVGIISDQLYEMIMEHCEGEDYDNPSNVICQQALARFDSLLHEGSRAQILNPNCIYVSPKPNHETIDRKILKGEHGGLKHPPPQPSIKCGVYANYLSYFWANNNFTRRTLGIKKGTINEWVRCHEHDLPYNIDIRSSIKYHRNVTLKGYRALVYCGDHDAVVPFLGTQAWVRSLNYPIVDDWRAWHIDGQSAGFTIAYGNNLTFATVKGAGHTAPEFEPERCFAMFKRWISSIPL, encoded by the exons ATGGCTGTGcggctctgctgctgctgcttcctccTCTTCGTCACCATCGCTGCCGCCGGTGGCTCCCTGACGCGGACGAACGTCGCGACGCTGCCGGGGTTCGACGGCGCGCTGCCTTCACGCCTCGAGACCGG GTACGTGACGGTCGACGAGGAGAACGGCGCCGAGCTGTTCTACTACTTCATCGAGTCGGAGGGCGACCCCAGCACCGACCCCGTCCTCCTCTGgatcaccggcggcgaccgctGCTCCGTCCTCAGCGCCCTCTTCTTCGAGATTG GGCCGTTGAAGCTGGTCATCGAGCCCTACAACGGCAGCTTGCCGCGGCTGCACTACCACCCTTACTCGTGGACAAAGGTCGCCAGCATCCTCTTCGTCGACTCGCCGGTCGGCGCCGGCTTCTCCTTCTCAAGGGACCCTAAGGGGTACGACGTCGGCGACGTCTCTGCTTCGATGCAGCTCATCAAGCTTCTCAGGGAG TGGTTCACTGAGTATCCGCACTACCTCTCAAATCCGTTCTACGTTGGAGGAGACTCCTATGCCGGAAAGATCGTCCCGTTTATCGTGCAGAAGATCTCGGAAG ATATTGAAGCTGGCGTCAGACCGACGTTTAATCTGAAG GGCTATCTGGTAGGTAATCCGAGTACAGGGGAACGCATTGACCTCGAATCAAGAGTGCCGTACAGCCATGGAGTCGGAATCATTTCAGATCAGTTATATGAG ATGATAATGGAGCACTGCGAAGGTGAGGATTATGACAATCCCAGCAACGTGATTTGCCAACAAGCTTTGGCTAGGTTTGACAGC CTACTACACGAAGGTTCGAGGGCCCAAATTTTGAACCCAAATTGCATTTATGTGTCCCCCAAGCCAAATCATGAGACAATCGACAGAAAGATCTTGAAGGGGGAGCATGGAGGACTAAAACATCCACCTCCTCAACCTTCAATAAAATGTGGT GTCTATGCCAACTATTTGTCATATTTTTGGGCAAACAACAACTTTACACGAAGAACTCTAGGAATCAAGAAG GGCACCATAAATGAATGGGTTAGGTGCCACGAACATGATCTACCATACAACATCGACATCAGGAGCAGCATAAAGTATCATCGAAATGTTACACTAAAAGGTTACCGTGCTTTGGTATATTG TGGTGACCACGATGCTGTTGTGCCATTCCTCGGGACACAAGCCTGGGTGAGATCACTCAACTACCCAATTGTGGATGACTGGAGAGCCTGGCATATCGATGGCCAGTCTGCTGG ATTCACCATAGCATATGGAAACAATTTGACATTCGCTACAGTAAAG GGTGCTGGACACACTGCACCAGAGTTTGAGCCGGAGAGGTGCTTTGCAATGTTTAAGCGTTGGATTTCCAGCATACCACTATGA